The following are encoded together in the Glycine soja cultivar W05 chromosome 5, ASM419377v2, whole genome shotgun sequence genome:
- the LOC114412316 gene encoding proteasome subunit alpha type-3, producing the protein MSSIGTGYDLSVTTFSPDGRVFQIEYAAKAVDNSGTVIGIKCKDGVVLGVEKLIPSKMMLPGSNRRIHSVHRHSGMAVAGLAADGRQIVARAKSEATNYDSVYGEPIPVKELADRVASYVHLCTLYWWLRPFGCGVILGGYDRDGPQLYMVEPSGVSYRYFGAAIGKGRQAAKTEIEKLKLADMTCRQGVIEVAKIIYGVHDEAKDKDFELEMSWVCDESNRQHEKVPDELLEEAKAAAKAALEEMDAD; encoded by the exons ATGAGTAGCATCGGTACAGGTTACGATCTATCGGTCACCACTTTCTCCCCTGATGGCCGCGTTTTCCAGATCGAGTATGCCGCTAAAGCCGTCGACAACAGCGG GACTGTTATTGGGATCAAGTGCAAAGATGGGGTTGTGTtg GGCGTTGAGAAGCTTATTCCGTCGAAAATGATGCTTCCGGGTTCCAATAGAAGAATACACTCCGTTCATCGTCACTCTGGGATG GCTGTAGCAGGATTAGCAGCTGATGGCAGACAAATTGTTGCCAGGGCTAAGTCTGAAGCTACTAACTATGACAG CGTATATGGCGAACCAATTCCTGTTAAGGAACTTGCTGACCGTGTGGCTAGTTATGTGCACCTCTGTACGCTATATTGGTGGCTCAG ACCTTTTGGATGTGGTGTCATACTAGGAGGTTATGACAGGGATGGACCACAGTTGTACATGGTTGAACCTTCCGGTGTTTCCTAT AGATATTTCGGTGCTGCAATTGGGAAGGGCAGGCAGGCTGCTAAAAC AGAGATTGAAAAGTTAAAGCTTGCTGATATGACATGTCGACAAGGGGTTATTGAAGTGGCTAAAAT TATATATGGAGTTCATGATGAGGCAAAGGACAAAGATTTTGAGCTAGAAATGAGCTGGGTGTGTGATGAGTCAAACCGCCAACATGAGAAG GTCCCGGATGAGCTTCTAGAAGAAGCAAAGGCAGCTGCCAAAGCAGCTCTTGAAGAAATGGATGCAGATTAA
- the LOC114411134 gene encoding uncharacterized protein LOC114411134: MRWKVGDGEKVRFWTDKWINQQESLAERYPRLFIISSQQNHTIRQMGTQNDTGWEWNFSWRRLLFDNEIDTAISFLREVEGQTIQQQQIDIWEWIGDSSGIYTTRSAYNLIWEEIAGGQKEDWSMELWKAKIPSKIVVFAWRLCRGRLPTKENLRKRNIQINNMLCLFYSGAMEDESHLFIHCIKIQPIWWESMSWMNIKGAFPFSLKQHFMQHISIQIEGLRAKRWRYWWLQ, from the coding sequence atgAGGTGGAAGGTGGGGGATGGAGAGAAAGTTAGATTCTGGACAGATAAGTGGATTAATCAACAGGAGTCGCTAGCAGAAAGGTACCCCAGGCTGTTTATTATATCCTCACAACAGAATCACACCATTAGGCAGATGGGAACTCAAAATGACACGGGCTGGGAATGGAATTTTTCATGGAGAAGACTGCTTTTTGACAATGAAATTGATACTGCCATCAGTTTCCTTAGGGAGGTAGAAGGACAAACCATACAGCAACAACAAATTGACATTTGGGAGTGGATAGGAGATTCATCAGGGATTTACACAACTCGTAGCGCCTACAATCTGATATGGGAGGAAATTGCTGGTGGCCAGAAGGAGGATTGGAGTATGGAACTATGGAAGGCAAAGATACCTAGCAAAATTGTGGTATTCGCTTGGAGATTATGCAGGGGCAGACTGCCCACAAAGGAGAATCTGCGAAAAAGGAACATACAGATCAACAATATGCTTTGCCTTTTCTACAGTGGAGCTATGGAAGATGAATCTCACCTATTTATTCATTGCATCAAAATCCAACCAATTTGGTGGGAATCGATGTCATGGATGAATATCAAAGGCGCTTTCCCCTTCAGCCTGAAACAACACTTCATGCAGCACATTTCTATCCAGATCGAAGGATTAAGGGCTAAGCGATGGAGGTATTGGTGGCTGCAGTAA